From Zingiber officinale cultivar Zhangliang chromosome 5B, Zo_v1.1, whole genome shotgun sequence, the proteins below share one genomic window:
- the LOC121985621 gene encoding transcription factor EGL1-like, which translates to MCRAMEADPQIHGESREKQLRKQLAATVRKIQWSYAIFWSISSSQPGVLAWTDGYYNGEIKTRKTTQPAELNSEHIALQRSEELRELYESLSADDRNHHTRRPSASLSPEDLTDTEWYYLVCMSFTFIAGQGLPGKAYANDQYVWLNNAQFTDSKIFSRSLLAMSASIQTVLCIPFMNGGLEFGTTELILEDPAFAKQITSLLWELPVPVCSEQSVSTPEMAEMAVNDQVIQNQNLGDDIDNSMALEDETWDMESQNLLEISPAQFPFTLCSYAATKDEAEKFHFDISEELNTGSPGDGSNECFQTPQVDDLLEMNGLNCMSQAENEHFVHDELSNCLHGSLNSNECASLSFVDAQRLLSSATNGVQDGDDLHYARTLVRVLCNSKQVKPAPCFSKLSNKSSFIAWRSGSNNTKPFNAEPQKLLKKIIINGEWLLNGCFLNCQEEHGLPENLSKEGWPGATRALSERKRREKLNEKFVALQSLIPSISKLDKASILGDTIDYLKYLEKRVQELESCNKSDDLDITERTSDNYGNKAITIGRKALAHKRKASNFLEAEAEHGPIGVNVTFNEKEVKVVMHCPWRECLLLKIVESMGNFHLDPVSMQSSIVDDVLALTITSKFRGTTVASPGMIKRSLQSVICTRL; encoded by the exons ATGTGTCGTGCAATGGAGGCAGACCCCCAGATTCATGGAGAATCCAGAGAGAAGCAGCTCAGGAAGCAGCTCGCTGCCACTGTGAGGAAGATCCAGTGGAGTTACGCAATCTTTTGGTCCATCTCCAGCAGCCAACCAGG GGTCTTGGCGTGGACTGATGGATACTACAATGGTGAAATCAAGACAAGGAAGACTACGCAGCCCGCCGAGCTAAATTCAGAACATATTGCCCTCCAGAGGAGTGAAGAGTTGAGAGAATTATATGAATCACTTTCGGCGGACGatagaaatcatcacacaagaaggCCTTCAGCTTCATTGTCTCCTGAGGATCTCACTGATACAGAGTGGTATTACTTGGTTTGCATGTCCTTCACCTTCATTGCAGGACAAGG ATTGCCAGGCAAAGCCTATGCGAACGATCAGTATGTGTGGTTGAACAATGCTCAATTCACGGATAGCAAGATCTTCTCGCGCTCGCTACTTGCAATG AGTGCATCTATTCAG ACTGTATTATGCATCCCTTTCATGAATGGTGGGCTGGAGTTTGGCACAACTGAATTG ATTTTGGAGGATCCAGCTTTTGCTAAGCAAATCACAAGTCTCTTGTGGGAGCTACCAGTTCCGGTTTGCTCCGAGCAATCTGTATCCACTCCTGAAATGGCTGAAATGGCCGTTAACGATCAagtgattcaaaatcaaaatctCGGTGACGATATAGACAATTCTATGGCCTTGGAGGATGAAACTTGGGACATGGAAAGCCAAAACCTACTGGAGATTAGCCCGGCGCAGTTTCCTTTCACTCTTTGCTCATATGCAGCTACCAAAGACGAGGCAGAGAAGTTCCATTTTGATATCAGCGAAGAACTAAACACTGGTTCTCCCGGTGATGGTTCAAATGAGTGCTTCCAAACTCCACAAGTCGACGATCTGTTAGAAATGAATGGGCTAAATTGCATGTCTCAGGCTGAAAACGAACATTTTGTGCATGATGAACTCAGTAATTGCCTCCATGGTTCTCTAAACTCGAACGAGTGTGCATCATTGTCCTTCGTTGATGCCCAACGGCTTCTCTCTTCGGCGACCAACGGGGTTCAAGATGGCGACGACTTACACTATGCGAGGACACTTGTTAGAGTTTTATGCAACTCAAAACAG GTAAAACCAGCCCcatgcttctcaaagctttcTAACAAATCGAGTTTTATTGCCTGGAGAAGTGGCTCGAACAACACGAAGCCATTCAACGCCGAGCCACAAAAGCTGTTGAAGAAGATTATAATCAATGGAGAATGGTTGCTCAATGGCTGCTTTCTAAATTGCCAAGAAGAACATGGTTTACCGGAGAATTTGTCAAAGGAAGGATGGCCAGGCGCAACCCGTGCTTTGTcggagagaaagagaagggagAAGTTGAACGAGAAATTTGTGGCTTTGCAATCACTGATTCCTTCCATTAGCAAG CTTGACAAGGCATCCATCCTTGGTGACACAATTGATTACCTGAAATATCTCGAGAAAAGAGTGCAGGAGCTGGAATCCTGCAACAAGTCGGACGATCTTGATATAACTGAGAGAACATCCGACAACTATGGCAACAAAGCCATCACCATCGGCAGGAAGGCCTTGGCACACAAGCGCAAAGCTTCAAATTTCCTCGAAGCAGAAGCTGAACATGGCCCGATCGGTGTCAATGTCACCTTCAATGAAAAAGAGGTCAAGGTAGTGATGCATTGCCCGTGGAGAGAATGCCTGTTGCTCAAGATTGTAGAATCTATGGGAAACTTCCATTTGGATCCTGTATCAATGCAGTCTTCAATCGTCGACGATGTTCTTGCACTGACTATAACATCCAAG TTCAGAGGCACCACTGTGGCCTCACCAGGTATGATAAAGAGATCACTGCAGAGTGTAATTTGTACACGCTTGTGA